The proteins below come from a single Thermotoga sp. KOL6 genomic window:
- a CDS encoding NusG domain II-containing protein — protein sequence MRKFLEKKDLLVFFVFLAIVIFPFIVPKNIGNKVVVEGRDFKKILSKPGIYDIVENGKFLMKVEFTGEKVRVVESTCPLKICVKTGWVGPGGTIVCVPNEVIIYFEGKTDYDIETW from the coding sequence ATGAGAAAGTTTCTTGAGAAAAAAGATCTTCTTGTGTTTTTCGTTTTCCTTGCAATCGTGATTTTTCCTTTTATCGTTCCAAAAAACATCGGAAACAAAGTAGTTGTCGAAGGAAGAGATTTCAAAAAGATTCTGTCAAAACCTGGGATTTACGACATAGTGGAAAACGGAAAGTTTCTCATGAAAGTGGAGTTCACCGGGGAAAAAGTCAGAGTGGTGGAATCGACTTGTCCATTGAAAATATGCGTAAAAACTGGTTGGGTGGGACCTGGTGGTACCATTGTATGTGTCCCAAATGAGGTGATAATATACTTCGAAGGAAAAACAGATTACGATATCGAAACTTGGTAA